TCAACCCAAGGCATGCCTGCTTCTTGCTTCTACCCTCTGTGCCGCAGCGTGAGTGTTGTGTTAAGTGATGTTCGGTGCCCCTAGCTTCAGCAGTTGGCATGGATGCCAACATCCCTAAAATAATTATCCTAACTTACTTCGCCAATCCGTCCAATTAATGTCTCTCCCTGGAAAGGCTACTCTCTCAAATGGCCATTCTTTAATCCAAGTCTTAACCATTTGATACAAATAGTCTTCCAACCCATTTGCAAGCTCACTTTGCCTTGCCCATAAGTATACCTCTGCATCATACTCTTCAGCTTCACTTGGGTTAATATATACACAACCTAAACAAATAGTCTCATCTAATGATACTACTGTATATGTGAAAGCTCGTCTATTTACAAAATCATCTTGATGCCTTTTCAAATCCCTCAAACATACTTCAACTGTCATGTCTTCTTCTGGCCATGTATCATCATCCATTGGGTCTAGTATACTTCTCAGGTATTCTCTGCTAGACATTACTGCTTCGTAGTCTTTCTCTACATCTTCTACCGTTAATATTCTTAGTCGAAACTTTTCTGCCTCAAGGCAACCCGGAATAATAAACCCATCGGGCACAAACTTATCTTTCATTATAAGCCCTCCTTATCTAGAATTATCTTAATAAATCCACGGCACGATGCCACGGTAATGCACCGAATGTCATTTAACGTCTCCGCACTCACGACTCCGAGACACTTAGAGCCACGTCTCTTAGTGTCGCAGGTGTGGTTGCCCTGCCCCTGCTCCGAAGCAAATCCATCCGGCAACCCAAGGCACGCATACTCCCTGCCCTTGCTATCGTGCCGCAGCGTGAGCGCATTGTTATATGGTGTCGACTGGTCTATTCGAAGGCTGTCATATTTTACAGCCTACCTTTTTAGAAATCTATCCCCTTCTCATATAAAGCAAACTCCCTCTCCCCAAGAATCCTCTTTCCAACTCTTATGAATCCAAGGCTCTCGTATAGCTTACAGAGAGGCTCCCTACCCCAACCAGTATCCAATCTCAAATATCTTATTCCTCGTTTCTTGCATTCAGCTGCTGCAAATTCAACCATCTTCCCAGCCAAACCTATTCCCGAAAACTTTCTTCTGACACAAAGCTTATGTATATAACCTGCTTCATTCCCTTTTGATTCTGGCCAAAACAAAGTGTCATGCCATTGAAGAATCATGCTGCAAGCATTTTCTTCTCCAATCTTACCAACACAGAAGTTCTCCTTCTTCACTCCAACTAATAAACTCTTTTTTGTCAAATCACTTACCTTCCACATGTTCATCCTATTGTCTTCACACCATTGTGCAACTTCTCTTAGTATGTCAATTGAAACGTCAACCTCACCTACAGTCACATTGAAATTATCAATCATAATCAAAATCATCCTCTCTATCTAAATAAACTGTTGTCGTTCTATACAACACTATTAATGTCCATCATCCGAACTACCCATTCGATATCATATAACGGTTTCGCACTCACGACGTCCCTGAACCGGACCCGCAGAGCTCTCCCCCCTGGAGGAGCTTCGCTCCCGGTAAAGGGGTGTGGTTGCCCTGCTCCCGCTCCGAAGCAAATGCATCCGGCAACCCAAGGCACGCACACTCCTTGCTCGTACCCGACGTGCCGCAGCGTGAGGGCATTGCTATATGATGTCACCTGCCCCACGAAGTAAGGAGCATCATTTATAAAGACATTCATGAATCTATATTCCTTATGCCTATCAATCCTCAATTAATTGCTGTAATTCAAAAATGTTCGCTCCCACATGTTCTGGCTTATGTGCATCAGATGCTGTCCTTATCTTTACATCATTTTCTTTGAATACCTCAAGCATAATCTTATTCAAGCCAAGTTCTGATAAACCATAATTCAGAGCTAATCCGCCGCTTTGCTCAGCATACATTTTTGACTTATTAAGCAAGTTAGCAATTTCTATGTATGTATCCCTCAAATTATATGATGGGTAGTATTGAAAACACTTTATTGAATCTGGATGGGCTACACCATCGAAGATCTCTGTTTTAATCAACTCTGCCATTATCTCATAGTATCTTCTGTATGCATTATCTGCATTGATATCTTTCCAGAACTCTGCTTTATGGTCAAAGCCCCAGCCATCAATATAATGTACCGACCCAGTTAAAAAATCAAATTTATATTCCTTCAAAATACTATCAAGTAGATCCGCTGTCTTTGGAATAAAACACACTTCCAAACCGAACTTAATCTTCAAATCATATTTTTTCTTCTTTGCTGATTCTATGAAACTTAGGTAATTTTCTATTGTCCCTCCCATTCTCGTTGTCAGCCAATCATGTTGATATAAATTAAAATTATCAACTGGCTCATACACCTTTCTGAACTCACTGAACTGATGAGTATGCTCAAGCAAGTAAATCTCATCCATTTTGGAATTGACTGCTGCAGACACTATTTTATCTAACAGTTCAAAGGTATATTTACCAGTAGTATTGTGAAGAAAATGAACATGTACATCTTCCAATATTTTTCCTCCCTATGCAAGCTATTACCACTTATAAATAAAGCTATGCTCATTCCGATCGTCTCAGAAGAATCTATGCAGGTGATATCATATAACGGTTCCGCACTCACAACACCACTGAACCGGACCCCGGAGCCTTTCCCTTAGGTGGAGCTTCGCTCCCGGTGAAGGAATGTGGCGAGCCCTTCTTCATGTCCGAACAACAGAGCCCTACTTCATGCTTCAACCCGCGAGCCCTTGTGTGAAGCCGTTGTTAGATGACGTTCACCGGCTTCTTGTTCAGAGAGTCACACGGACGTGACTCCCTTAAGCAAACCTAACATAGTGCTACATTACTTCAGTTCAATCTCCACAATTGACTTAACAGTATCATTATCATATACTGCAACATCCAAAGTTTTTATCGTTCCACATATATTTATATTACTTGAATTTATACTATCTACAAGCTTTTTACATATCCTTTTATCTTTTGAATTTGCTACACCAATGTGTGGTACAAATTGTATTTCAAGATATAATGTATCAAGTAGTACATCCGAGTATAACTTATCATGAAGCTTTACAATTTCACTATGTCCCTCATCTGGAACTAATAAAACATGCCAATATTCGTTAAATGCATTTTTGTTTATCACAGCACATCTAATACAAAAGTCGATAGGCTTAAAATCCTTTACTTTCTTAAATACTTCATCTTTAAATTCTTTCTCATCTTTACCAAATGTCGGAAATACAAATGTGAAATGTGGATAAACAATATTGTAATTTAATTCATCATGTTCTTTCCTAAAATCCTGTATCCAATTATAATCACTTTCTTTTATATCAAGTTTTCCTAA
Above is a genomic segment from Clostridia bacterium containing:
- a CDS encoding 2'-5' RNA ligase family protein translates to MAFLVLGKLDIKESDYNWIQDFRKEHDELNYNIVYPHFTFVFPTFGKDEKEFKDEVFKKVKDFKPIDFCIRCAVINKNAFNEYWHVLLVPDEGHSEIVKLHDKLYSDVLLDTLYLEIQFVPHIGVANSKDKRICKKLVDSINSSNINICGTIKTLDVAVYDNDTVKSIVEIELK
- a CDS encoding GNAT family N-acetyltransferase, producing the protein MKDKFVPDGFIIPGCLEAEKFRLRILTVEDVEKDYEAVMSSREYLRSILDPMDDDTWPEEDMTVEVCLRDLKRHQDDFVNRRAFTYTVVSLDETICLGCVYINPSEAEEYDAEVYLWARQSELANGLEDYLYQMVKTWIKEWPFERVAFPGRDINWTDWRSKLG
- a CDS encoding PHP domain-containing protein, which translates into the protein MEDVHVHFLHNTTGKYTFELLDKIVSAAVNSKMDEIYLLEHTHQFSEFRKVYEPVDNFNLYQHDWLTTRMGGTIENYLSFIESAKKKKYDLKIKFGLEVCFIPKTADLLDSILKEYKFDFLTGSVHYIDGWGFDHKAEFWKDINADNAYRRYYEIMAELIKTEIFDGVAHPDSIKCFQYYPSYNLRDTYIEIANLLNKSKMYAEQSGGLALNYGLSELGLNKIMLEVFKENDVKIRTASDAHKPEHVGANIFELQQLIED
- a CDS encoding GNAT family N-acetyltransferase, whose protein sequence is MIDNFNVTVGEVDVSIDILREVAQWCEDNRMNMWKVSDLTKKSLLVGVKKENFCVGKIGEENACSMILQWHDTLFWPESKGNEAGYIHKLCVRRKFSGIGLAGKMVEFAAAECKKRGIRYLRLDTGWGREPLCKLYESLGFIRVGKRILGEREFALYEKGIDF